In Brassica napus cultivar Da-Ae chromosome A3, Da-Ae, whole genome shotgun sequence, the sequence ttaatttattaatgatttaTGGATTTTGTGGATATCGATTAACTTAGACTAATACAAATGCggttataataaatttatttgcggtctatgtaaataaataaaaatagacaaAAAAACCTCTGATCTGCTGCGGATGGATCAAAGGAACGGAGAAAACTATCCCAAACATTGTGAAATTATAAACGAAAActtaaattcaaatatatttaacttttaatattaacgtaccctagtttaaataaaactaGTATAAACATTTTACGAGCTCCGAATAATTTTCATCATCATTCACGACATCACACCATTGCACCTTACCCGAAATCTCTTTTTCTATTCAGGTTTCCAAAGCAATCTCCGCACACCAAATCTTCTCATTGTCCTGAAGAAAAAGAACCAATTTCTCACCCCAACGCTGTATACGTACCCCATGAACCATTCGTCTTAGACAACAATTCTTCCACACCTTTCACCACACTCCGGCACCTCTGCTTTGGTCCTTAATTTGGATCATGCGCTCTCAACTTGTTCTTGTAGACATCGTAATAGTAAAATACATTGTTAACAAGACAACCTTGCTCCCATTTCCTCCAATTCCCATTTACTTTCCTTAGGTTCATAAGAGTAGCTATAATAGTCATCTCTCACGTAAATTTTATGTGAATGATAAAATTTCATATGGAAAATCCCATTAAGTTTCAGTTGAGGATGATAGACCTTTGGTTTAGTTACTTCTGACTTTTGAGTTTGCATTAGTTTTGGTTATTGTTTCTTGAATacacattttattatataagttaACTAGTTTGGGATTTCTGAGTGTTTTCTATTTAAATTGTGTTATTTCCCTCTTTCCTCATCCTCTTGACTTGGCATAATGTAGTTgtagataaattatttttactcaTTAGTAATTGATCATCTTTTTATTGAGATTATTTATTTAGTACATTGTAGATAGAAGAAGCTCCTTAACTATGGAGCAAGTAGGAAGAGTGAGAGATATAGAGATGATCCGATGGTGGAAAGTGTTTCATGCATCAGCAAGCCTCTTCTTCTGACTCTGGGAGGAAAGACTTGAGCGGAGGAAATCTTGTTTCACAGGATTCTTGGCGGTCCCGTTAATGAATCTCTGGTACCATTTACCAGATTCTTTGAGGTTTCTATCGTCGAGATCGTCCCAATTAACATAACTGAGTCCAAATCTGACGGTAAAACCTTTACAGAATTCATAATTATCTCCAAGAGCCCATGCAAAGTATCCTCTCACGTTGACACCCTTCTCCCTGAAAACAAGaacaatcatatatatatagatgttacccgaaaagaagaagaagataacatATGAAGAAAATCATTTATAATAGCATCCACTCACTTGATGACCTTGCGGAGAAAACATAGATGACTGCACAGATAATCAATTCGCTTGTAATCGGCAATAGCTTGCTCACGGTTTTCTGAACTGGGGGTACTAAATCCTAATTAACCGCCATAACATGAAAAAGTatacaatatttgaaaatcagtTTCTTGGATTTATTTCGAAATACACTAATTAGGAtatgttatatatgaaaatatgagTAGTGGAAGTATGTAGAACTCGCCATTCTCGGTGACATAGATTAATGGGTCGCCGTATTTGGTTTTGAAGTAGTCCATTACGTAATAAATCCCTTTTGGGTAGTAATAGCTGTTGCCGTTGACTTTGTCTTCAACGAACTGAGAAAGGAagcaaacatatatatacatattaacaAGGAGAAAGTGGTGTTATATtgcaaatagaaaaaaaaattgaaagagaAATCAAAGGGGTGGATGATCATTTATATATACCAGTGGACCAAGAAATTCACCACGTGAATTATCATCTGTAAACACAAGGATGAAATAATTGATGGTCACTCACAAAGTATGTTGTAACAAAAAGGagatagcacatatatatatgtatttagaaAGCTTGTAACTAAGTGTTAATGTTGTAGTACATGTGAGCTTTACGCCAGCGTCCATCATGGCAGTGTGTGTCTCTGAAGGATATGGGTTTGGTTTTGGCTGGGCGTACTGAGTGACGTAATAGTTGAGACCAAGAAAATCATATGAACCAGCAACGAGTTCCGCTTCTTCCTCGGTGAAGTTGGGAAGCCGACTACCCACAATCTGCCTCATGATGTCTGGGTATCTACCCTTTGTTAACGGCTCCATATACCTGatccaaatatatttttgtttcattataatacataaaatacaaACTGATACATTTTtggtaatatataaaattatatataccatCCATGGAAGAATTGGTTCATCCTCTCAGCTGCTTCTATGGAGGCAGGATCAGACTCATCATATGGAAGAAACCATCTAGTTATCATCACAGGTCCAATCTTCCCTTTTTGGAACTGTTCATCacgtgatatatatatatgactataCATTAGAATCGGATATGTTAGATTTAGACCACCTTTTCACATATGGAGGCCACTCACCTTATATTTGGTCCTGTAAAGATCGACGACCGTGGCATGAGCAAGAAGCTGGTTATGTGCAACGATGTAGGGTTCTGTTGAAGAATTTCCGCCGTAACACCTGTGCTTGGTATCAACCATAGGAGAACATCGACCGGGTGCATCTGTTCCGATCGCATAGCCTCTTGTAGGCACTGTGTATAGCTGGTTGATCGTGATCCAATGCTTTACCTTTCCACCAAATTCTTTGAAACATAGATCCGCGTAATCTTTGAAATCTTGGCTGTGCATATTAGTATAGAATCATTTCAGTAATACATGTAAATTAAACCAAATAT encodes:
- the LOC106438812 gene encoding myrosinase-like, whose translation is MKLLHGLALVFLLAAASCKADEEITCEENNPFTCSNTDILSSKNFGKDFIFGVASSAYQIEGGRGRGVNVWDGFSHRYPEKAGSDLKNGDTTCESYTRWQKDVDVMGELNATGYRFSFAWSRIIPKGKVSRGVNQGGLDYYHKLIDALLEKNITPFVTLFHWDLPQTLQDEYEGFLDRQIIQDFKDYADLCFKEFGGKVKHWITINQLYTVPTRGYAIGTDAPGRCSPMVDTKHRCYGGNSSTEPYIVAHNQLLAHATVVDLYRTKYKFQKGKIGPVMITRWFLPYDESDPASIEAAERMNQFFHGWYMEPLTKGRYPDIMRQIVGSRLPNFTEEEAELVAGSYDFLGLNYYVTQYAQPKPNPYPSETHTAMMDAGVKLTYDNSRGEFLGPLFVEDKVNGNSYYYPKGIYYVMDYFKTKYGDPLIYVTENGFSTPSSENREQAIADYKRIDYLCSHLCFLRKVIKEKGVNVRGYFAWALGDNYEFCKGFTVRFGLSYVNWDDLDDRNLKESGKWYQRFINGTAKNPVKQDFLRSSLSSQSQKKRLADA